A single Caretta caretta isolate rCarCar2 chromosome 2, rCarCar1.hap1, whole genome shotgun sequence DNA region contains:
- the LOC125632140 gene encoding zinc finger and SCAN domain-containing protein 32 has translation MQSSSAEVTMMESQNRKRAPAWTEREVLDLIAVWGEESVLSELRSSFRNVKTFVKISQGMKDKGHNRDPKQCCVKLKELRQAYQKTRGANGRSGSEPQTCRFYDELHAILGVSATTTPAVLFDSFNGDGGNMEAGFGDKEEEDDDEEEVVASIITASKRRNRFSRQPGTVSHPGPGASTPRTHPRLPPGPGRWRRDLRCMCFNDHRIFSFPEASED, from the coding sequence atgcagagctcatcagcagaggtgaccatgatggagtcccagaatcgcaaaagagctccagcatggaccgaacgggaggtactggatctgatcgctgtatggggagaggaatccgtgctatcagaactccgttccagttttcgaaatgtcaaaacctttgtcaaaatctcccagggcatgaaggacaaaggccataacagggatccgaagcagtgctgcgtgaaacttaaggagctgaggcaagcctaccagaaaaccagaggggcgaacggccgctctgggtcagagccccaaacatgccgcttctatgatgagctgcatgccattttaggggtttcagccaccactaccccagccgtgttgtttgactccttcaatggagatggaggcaacatggaagcaggttttggggacaaagaagaagaagatgatgatgaggaggaggttgtagcaAGCATCATCACAGCAAGCAAGCgtagaaaccggttttcccgacagccaggaactgtttctcaccctggacctggagccagtaccccccgaacccacccaaggctgcctcctggacccggcaggtggagaagggacctccg